Proteins encoded within one genomic window of Nitrospina gracilis 3/211:
- a CDS encoding Vgb family protein: protein MTRTNQISFCLSVWAVCFLLSVPAVQAVTIEEYITPSGASSPADLAVAPDGAVWFTEINANKIGRLIPAETKPGTSNGITEYALPEPNSQPHYITVAKDGIVWFTEMAGNRIGRLDPASGAIQEYDIPTEDSEPHQIKEGPDGSLWFLEFNANKVGRLNPKDGTIQEYAVGEGHPHAMVVDGAHVWYTQGGMFWAKKFFNKVARLNTESGKVEEWTVPPQKSVPHGMTQGGNGTVWFTQMFASKLAYLDFKQGTPPEIVEFHLGERKGPHDLIVDDRRQVVWFTANRPDSIGRLDLNKAQPGTNEGVEFFPLADPKAHPSQLELDADGNVWFTEMGMYFRGKYNNKIGKLVP, encoded by the coding sequence ATGACGCGTACCAACCAAATCTCTTTCTGCCTGAGCGTCTGGGCGGTCTGCTTTTTGTTGTCAGTACCAGCGGTGCAGGCGGTCACCATCGAAGAATACATCACGCCGTCCGGTGCCAGCAGTCCCGCCGACCTCGCCGTCGCCCCGGACGGGGCGGTGTGGTTCACCGAAATCAATGCCAACAAAATCGGCAGACTCATTCCCGCCGAAACCAAGCCCGGAACCTCCAACGGCATCACCGAATACGCACTGCCGGAGCCCAACAGCCAGCCGCATTACATCACCGTGGCGAAAGACGGTATCGTGTGGTTTACGGAAATGGCGGGCAACCGCATCGGGCGGCTCGACCCTGCAAGCGGCGCAATCCAGGAGTACGACATCCCGACCGAAGACAGCGAGCCGCACCAGATCAAGGAAGGGCCGGACGGCTCTCTCTGGTTTCTCGAGTTCAACGCCAACAAGGTGGGCCGGCTGAATCCGAAGGACGGCACGATCCAGGAATACGCTGTGGGCGAAGGGCATCCGCACGCCATGGTGGTGGATGGCGCGCATGTGTGGTACACACAGGGCGGCATGTTCTGGGCCAAAAAGTTTTTCAACAAGGTGGCCAGGCTGAACACCGAAAGCGGGAAGGTTGAGGAGTGGACCGTGCCGCCGCAGAAATCCGTGCCGCACGGCATGACTCAGGGCGGCAACGGCACGGTGTGGTTCACCCAGATGTTTGCGAGCAAGCTGGCGTATCTGGATTTCAAACAGGGGACCCCCCCGGAGATCGTCGAGTTTCATCTGGGCGAGCGCAAGGGCCCGCACGACCTCATCGTCGATGATCGGCGCCAAGTCGTGTGGTTCACCGCCAACCGACCCGACAGCATCGGCCGCCTGGACCTGAACAAAGCGCAACCGGGCACGAACGAGGGCGTTGAGTTTTTTCCGCTGGCTGACCCGAAGGCACATCCCAGCCAGCTTGAGCTGGATGCCGACGGCAACGTGTGGTTCACGGAGATGGGCATGTACTTCCGTGGCAAATACAACAACAAGATCGGGAAACTGGTCCCATAA
- a CDS encoding leucyl aminopeptidase: MIKTSVKTDDVRKHKTECLIVLCPEKKPAGVVKEIDGLLNGAISAAHKAKRFEGKANQTCSFNVMGLLGAQQLIMVGLGKTKDIKEEQLRQAAGTGVKLAERSRYKKVALHLPEGDAGKPGKSKKDKYGDPVGHALAEGAHLALYHFDAYKQRDEDDPPSRIQEIVFLVGSKAKVPAFQKGVQSAEKLAEAVMTTRDLMTHPGNTATPTYLADQAKKLARKYKFTCRVLEKKDMQQKKMGALLGVARGSHEPPKFIIMEYNGGKKSQAPVVIVGKGITFDTGGISLKPPGSMDEMKFDMSGGAVTIGTLAAVASLKLPVNVVGLVPATENMPGGSAIKPGDILTASNGKTIEVLNTDAEGRLILSDALVYAQKYKPRAVIDLATLTGAVIVALGHVATAVVGTDDKLIQNLIDCGTETGERLWQLPLYDEFEKAIKSDIADLKNI; this comes from the coding sequence ATGATCAAAACCAGTGTCAAAACGGACGATGTGCGGAAACACAAAACCGAATGCCTGATCGTGCTCTGCCCGGAGAAAAAACCCGCGGGCGTGGTGAAGGAGATCGACGGCCTGCTCAACGGCGCCATCTCCGCCGCGCACAAGGCCAAGCGCTTCGAAGGCAAAGCCAACCAGACCTGTTCGTTCAACGTGATGGGTCTTCTGGGCGCACAGCAGTTGATCATGGTGGGCCTCGGCAAAACCAAGGACATCAAGGAAGAGCAACTGCGCCAGGCGGCAGGCACCGGTGTGAAGCTCGCCGAAAGATCGCGTTACAAGAAGGTCGCTCTGCACCTGCCGGAAGGCGATGCGGGCAAGCCGGGTAAATCCAAAAAGGACAAGTACGGCGACCCCGTCGGGCACGCGCTGGCGGAAGGCGCGCACCTCGCGCTCTACCACTTCGACGCCTACAAGCAGAGGGACGAGGACGATCCGCCCAGCCGCATCCAGGAAATCGTGTTCCTCGTCGGTTCCAAGGCGAAGGTCCCCGCATTCCAGAAGGGCGTGCAGTCGGCGGAAAAACTGGCCGAGGCGGTGATGACCACGCGCGACCTCATGACGCATCCCGGCAACACCGCCACGCCGACGTACCTCGCCGACCAGGCAAAAAAGCTGGCGCGCAAATACAAATTCACCTGCCGCGTGCTCGAAAAGAAGGACATGCAACAGAAGAAAATGGGCGCGCTTTTGGGTGTCGCGCGCGGCAGTCACGAACCGCCGAAGTTCATCATCATGGAATACAACGGCGGCAAAAAAAGCCAGGCCCCGGTGGTGATCGTCGGCAAGGGCATCACCTTCGACACCGGCGGCATCTCGCTGAAACCGCCCGGAAGCATGGACGAGATGAAGTTCGACATGTCCGGCGGCGCGGTGACCATTGGCACCCTGGCGGCCGTGGCCAGCCTGAAACTGCCGGTCAACGTGGTCGGGTTGGTTCCGGCGACGGAGAACATGCCCGGCGGCTCCGCCATCAAGCCCGGCGACATCCTCACCGCCTCCAACGGCAAGACCATTGAGGTGCTGAATACCGATGCGGAAGGACGGCTGATCCTCTCCGACGCGCTGGTCTATGCGCAGAAATACAAGCCGCGCGCGGTGATCGATCTCGCCACGCTCACGGGCGCGGTGATCGTGGCTTTGGGGCACGTCGCCACTGCGGTGGTCGGCACCGACGACAAACTGATCCAGAACCTCATCGACTGCGGCACAGAGACCGGCGAGCGTTTATGGCAACTGCCGCTGTATGACGAGTTCGAGAAAGCCATCAAGAGTGACATCGCCGACCTCAAAAACATTG
- the ychF gene encoding redox-regulated ATPase YchF, which yields MGFTCGLVGLPNVGKSVIFNALTKTQAESGSYAFTTVEANVGVVEVPDPRLETINQLVEAKKKTPTTLQFVDIAGLVKGSSRGEGLGNKFLGNIREVDAIAHIVRCFDDPNVMHVHPKVDPAYDIDVINMELIVADMETLEKRTVKLEKTAKSGDKDAKWQLELIQKLMGTLEEEKPARFLPLATVQEERFVKSLNLLTTKPVLYVCNIDDPTSAGDNPHVKATKEIAEKEGAPVVVLAGKLEMEIMEIDDPEEQRVFMDEMGLKETGLHHMINEGYQLLDLCTFFTVGEKENRAWTVRKNSKAPQAAGKIHSDIERGFIRAEVFHFDDLVQYKSEHAVKEAGKMRLEGKEYIVKDGDILHFRFNV from the coding sequence ATGGGATTCACCTGCGGCCTGGTCGGCCTGCCCAATGTCGGTAAATCGGTCATCTTCAACGCCCTCACCAAAACCCAGGCGGAGTCCGGCAGTTACGCATTCACCACGGTGGAGGCCAACGTCGGCGTGGTGGAGGTGCCCGATCCGCGCCTTGAAACCATCAACCAGCTGGTGGAGGCCAAAAAGAAAACGCCGACCACGCTCCAGTTCGTGGATATAGCCGGACTGGTGAAGGGTTCGTCGCGCGGCGAGGGGCTCGGCAACAAGTTCTTGGGCAACATCCGCGAGGTGGATGCCATCGCCCACATCGTGCGTTGCTTCGACGATCCCAACGTCATGCACGTGCACCCGAAAGTGGACCCGGCCTATGACATCGACGTCATCAACATGGAGTTGATCGTCGCCGACATGGAAACGCTGGAAAAACGCACGGTGAAGCTGGAGAAAACCGCCAAAAGCGGTGACAAGGACGCCAAGTGGCAGTTGGAGCTGATCCAGAAACTGATGGGCACGCTGGAAGAGGAAAAGCCCGCCCGCTTCCTGCCGCTCGCAACGGTGCAGGAGGAACGTTTCGTCAAGTCGCTCAACCTGCTCACCACCAAACCCGTGCTCTACGTGTGCAACATCGACGATCCCACGAGCGCCGGGGACAATCCGCACGTCAAGGCGACGAAAGAGATCGCCGAAAAGGAAGGCGCGCCGGTGGTGGTGCTGGCGGGCAAGCTGGAGATGGAGATCATGGAGATCGACGATCCGGAAGAACAGCGTGTGTTTATGGACGAGATGGGTTTGAAAGAAACCGGCCTGCACCATATGATCAACGAAGGTTATCAACTGCTCGATCTGTGCACGTTTTTCACCGTAGGCGAAAAAGAAAACCGCGCGTGGACCGTGCGCAAAAACTCGAAAGCGCCGCAGGCGGCGGGCAAGATCCATTCCGACATCGAACGCGGCTTCATCCGCGCCGAGGTGTTCCACTTCGACGACCTGGTGCAATACAAGTCCGAGCACGCCGTCAAGGAAGCGGGCAAGATGAGGCTCGAGGGCAAGGAATACATCGTGAAGGACGGCGACATCCTGCACTTCCGTTTCAACGTCTAA
- a CDS encoding tetratricopeptide repeat protein, with product MPRFVNKKRIALAFGFLILLGLPFTIIRDLPVEVKTDTRELNPYKEPKDPAAAYLHKASDNYFYREFDAAADNYMKAIAIFEEREDWPHVARTYESLGDLYLWANRSDEAEKSYLTAVKYHTQNNDVLGQATALKDIGDMYSKMEDLEESESWYLKSLAVLKEERGNRVFGNVHENLGQLYWKMERIAEAMESFMHARDTYGALNYRMGYDHMENVLKRLQRGGESTHNHRVPGSMKNPYHNPPPAHP from the coding sequence ATGCCCCGCTTTGTGAACAAAAAACGCATCGCCCTTGCCTTCGGGTTTCTGATTCTGCTCGGCCTGCCGTTCACCATCATCCGCGACCTTCCCGTCGAGGTCAAAACCGACACGCGCGAGCTGAACCCTTACAAGGAACCCAAAGACCCCGCCGCCGCGTACCTGCACAAGGCATCGGACAATTATTTTTACCGCGAGTTCGACGCCGCCGCCGACAATTACATGAAAGCCATCGCCATCTTTGAGGAACGGGAGGACTGGCCCCACGTTGCGCGCACCTACGAGTCGCTGGGCGACCTGTATCTGTGGGCCAACCGCTCCGATGAGGCGGAGAAAAGCTACCTCACTGCCGTTAAATACCACACGCAGAACAACGACGTGCTGGGGCAGGCCACGGCACTCAAGGACATCGGCGACATGTACAGCAAAATGGAGGACCTGGAGGAGTCGGAAAGCTGGTACCTGAAATCGCTCGCGGTGCTGAAGGAAGAAAGAGGCAACCGTGTGTTCGGCAACGTGCACGAGAACCTCGGCCAGTTGTACTGGAAGATGGAACGCATCGCCGAAGCGATGGAATCCTTCATGCATGCGCGCGACACCTACGGCGCGCTCAACTACCGCATGGGGTACGACCACATGGAAAACGTGCTGAAACGCCTGCAACGGGGCGGCGAATCCACGCACAACCACCGCGTGCCGGGAAGCATGAAAAATCCCTACCACAACCCGCCCCCGGCACACCCGTGA